TCTTCTACGAGCAGCACAAGCAGATGCTCGCCTCCTCGCAGGGCGGCGCCGCCATGCGCCGCAGCCGCACCATCCCGCACGCCAACGTCGGGGAGGACAGGGACGAGAAcgctggggaggaggaggaggagggggagggggccaggCGTCACCGCGACGCCtttgctccgctccccgaggcggcGGTCCTCAGGGACAGGGAGAACAACATGGGGCCTCCGGAGGCGAGGGCCCCTTCCAAGAACGACAAGGTCGTCGTCTTCTCGCGGCCGCCGGagcccaaggagaaggagaacgtGGCCCTCGCCGCCAACGTCATGTCCTGCCCCGTCAAGAAGGCGGCGCCGGCTCTCCCCGCGCTGCAGGCCAGGAAGCTCTCACTCGGAGGAGGCATCGGCGGCAAGCTCAAGGCTGTAGGGGAGATGGGAGCTGCCAATGCTGACGCAACAGGGAGCCGGATCATGGTCTTCGTCAGGCTGCGGCCCATGTCCAGGAAGGAGAAGGAGGTCGGGTCCAAGACCTGCGTCAAGATCGTCAACAAGAAGGACGTGTACCTCACGGAGTTGGCCTCAGAGAACGACTACCTCCGCCTGAAGCGCGTGCGAGGTCGCCATTTCTGCTTCGACGCTTCCTTCCCCGACTCCACGGCGCAGGCCGAAGTCTATAGCACCTCGTAAGAATCGCACTACCTTCAATCAATTTCTTTACAATGCACATGTTTCAAACAATTATTTCATTATTTGGTTATATTAGAAAGAAACAATATACCAAGATGCAGTTGTTTGTACTCTTGAATTTGGAAGTGATAAATCTGCGGATGAAGCTGCATACATCTTTTATGACTAGATTCGATAAGAGACACATTTTTATGATAGTTGAGAAAATGGTTACAGAAGTGGTAGTATTTGTGAAATGTTGGGCGAGAGTAATGGTAGGTCTAGGATATTGATTACAGGAGTGAGCTAATTTCTTGAATATTAGGACAAATCAATGGTATAGTATGTACTTGCAATGTTTTCTCAATTGCACTTCTCCACTTCCCTGGCATTTAACATGAGTCCAATCCTCCATTCTTATATTGCAGAACAGCAGATCTTGTGGAAGGTGTTTTGCAAGGGAGGAATGGGACCGTGTTTTGCTATGGAGCAACAGGGGCTGGGAAGACCTACACAATGCTCGGGACCATGGATAACCCTGGCGTAATGGTGCTCGCAATCAAGGATTTGTTCTTGAAGGTGAGGCAGAGGAGCTATGATGGCAACCACTCGATTCAGCTGTCGTACCTCGAGGTCTACAATGAGACAGTGAGGGACTTGCTATCTCCTGGTAGACCCCTCCTTCTGAGAGAAGACAAGCAGCAGGTATTCTAGCCTATAACCATCTTTCAACCAATGAAGCAAGCTTTTGTTGAGAAACTTTACTTTACTCTTGGTGATATCAAGTTAGTAGTCCTCCTAGTAGAGTAAAATTAATCAGTTCGAACAGAACGAAAAAGTATATTATGTTGCCAAATGATCCATTCTGTATGTTCTGTACGCATTTTGCAGTATATGTACAATTTATACCCCTTCTTATTATGAGTATTCTAACAGAAAAGTGTATTGTGCATTCCAGGGAACTGTTGCTGCTGGTCTTACACAATATAGAGCATACTCTACAGATGAAGTAATAAGCTCTTCCTTAGTTACTACTCTCACCGCcctataatataagagcgttttttacactagcgtggtgtcaaaaacactcttatattatgggacagagggagcatTGCTTTGCAGTTGGCAATGAAAATGATAATAACATTCTTGACATTGTTCATCACAGGTTATGAAATTACTTCAGCAAGGCAACCAGAATAGAACAACTGAACCAACTCGAGTTAATGAGACCTCATCGCGCTCCCATGCAATACTACAGGTGAATGTCAATCATGCACTTTCACTACTACTGAAAAACACGGTCCCACGAACTGCATAAATATAAACTATTGCAAATTTTGCAGGTTGTCGTGGAATATAGATACATGGATGGAACTAGTGTTGTAACACGAGTTGGAAAGCTCTCACTCATTGATCTTGCTGGATCAGAGAGGGCTATAGCAACTGACCAACGCTCACAGAGGTCGCTGGAAGGAGCGAACATAAATCGGTCTCTCCTCGCACTCAGCAGTTGCATCAATGCTCTTGTGGAGGGGAAGAGGCATGTGCCATATCGCAATTCCAAGCTGACCCAGCTCCTCAAGGATTC
The Triticum dicoccoides isolate Atlit2015 ecotype Zavitan chromosome 3A, WEW_v2.0, whole genome shotgun sequence genome window above contains:
- the LOC119268319 gene encoding kinesin-like protein KIN-8A, giving the protein MPVSTRSQASAIKGGDPGARQWSSSAARVPMSAPGRDAAGRRASLLPNTHHGLKEKMRALNLFYEQHKQMLASSQGGAAMRRSRTIPHANVGEDRDENAGEEEEEGEGARRHRDAFAPLPEAAVLRDRENNMGPPEARAPSKNDKVVVFSRPPEPKEKENVALAANVMSCPVKKAAPALPALQARKLSLGGGIGGKLKAVGEMGAANADATGSRIMVFVRLRPMSRKEKEVGSKTCVKIVNKKDVYLTELASENDYLRLKRVRGRHFCFDASFPDSTAQAEVYSTSTADLVEGVLQGRNGTVFCYGATGAGKTYTMLGTMDNPGVMVLAIKDLFLKVRQRSYDGNHSIQLSYLEVYNETVRDLLSPGRPLLLREDKQQGTVAAGLTQYRAYSTDEVMKLLQQGNQNRTTEPTRVNETSSRSHAILQVVVEYRYMDGTSVVTRVGKLSLIDLAGSERAIATDQRSQRSLEGANINRSLLALSSCINALVEGKRHVPYRNSKLTQLLKDSLGGSCNTVMIANISPSNLSFGETQNTLHWADRAKEIKTKPLTAGNEEVFKAPDSDTDQAKLVLELQKENSELRQQVVKQQQKLLTVQAQSLAPNGSPQQCAAPSPHITTTPCSTQRKVKRSILDGSCFSTPNSKRPADNAMVRDLQRKVKTLESEIEKMKKEHFLQLKQRDEFIRGLINRKNSNDPEPATAERRVITRASLRKAEKDAGELKSPSHRFTSPVPTAKKRTFWDFGGESPSVLAGNGRKTRSHVAAETPIRVPSMLLQPGFTRQRA